The Vidua chalybeata isolate OUT-0048 chromosome 30, bVidCha1 merged haplotype, whole genome shotgun sequence genomic interval GGAGCAGGAcggaggcaggcaggagccgCAGCGGCTGCAGCCGGAGCTTCCCGGTGACGCCGCGCCGGAACAGCGCCGAGCCCGCGGCACCAGCGGCCGTGAATCCCGAGAACGCGATTCCCAGCGGGATCCCGTGTGGCTCCGGGACAGGTGTCCAAAGGAAGGCAAAGATGAGGAGGATGCTCTCAACGAGGGCCTGcaccagccccaggagcagcgcCCGGGGGTCGGACGCGAGGCCCCGAAGGCCTTCCCCGCAGGCCTTCCCACAGGGCCGGCTCTTCCCATAGTTCTCatcccagtttttcccagcGAAGATCCCTGAGAGAGCCAGGaagggcactgccagcagaaaCGGGGCCACGGGGCCCAGCGCCAGCCCCTCGGCCACCAGCTCAGCTAGCAGGCCAGCTGCCACGGCCAGGCCGCTGTTCCAGAGGGCCACGCGGGAAAAGGTGTCAGGAATCCACTCGGCTGGGAAGTCGTGGCGCTCCAGGTGCTCATGGATGTACCAGGACTCAAAGGCGGAGAAGAGCAGGGAGGTGCCGAGCCCCACGAGGAGCCGGGCAGCTGCCAGGGCCAGGAAatcctgggagagcagcagcaggcaggacacGGAGCACAGCCCCGAGGACAGCACACAGGACTTCTTCCGGCCGAGCCGATCCACAAAAACCCCGGAGACGAGGCCAAAGGCGACGTTGGAGGCGAAGCCGCAGGAGTAGAGGGCGGCGATCTGGCTGCGCAGGAAGCCCcggctctgcagcagctggaacagcagcGGGCCCTGCAGCCAGTCC includes:
- the MFSD5 gene encoding molybdate-anion transporter — encoded protein: MFLLPCSALALLLLTCLALEPPPRRPSPSNPAFRAFQRQFLLGYLPALAADWLQGPLLFQLLQSRGFLRSQIAALYSCGFASNVAFGLVSGVFVDRLGRKKSCVLSSGLCSVSCLLLLSQDFLALAAARLLVGLGTSLLFSAFESWYIHEHLERHDFPAEWIPDTFSRVALWNSGLAVAAGLLAELVAEGLALGPVAPFLLAVPFLALSGIFAGKNWDENYGKSRPCGKACGEGLRGLASDPRALLLGLVQALVESILLIFAFLWTPVPEPHGIPLGIAFSGFTAAGAAGSALFRRGVTGKLRLQPLRLLPASVLLLALALLLLALPLYPPGDFLAVLLLQLSCGIYFPAMAFLRRRLERGGDAAGGARWLRLPLGLGVALALPALPGDLAGTRGVFGAAALAALVALGAAGGVLGTSRGDEGLRVGDEGLLEGDTGE